Proteins from one Pseudomonas grandcourensis genomic window:
- the gltS gene encoding sodium/glutamate symporter, with the protein MTSQLFQVHGLVSFTLAILLLFLGKTLVQHNTFLRQYCIPESVVGGFVCAAVTSLLYFGLNIQIEFDLQVRDTLLLYFFAGIGLKSDMRQLLKGGRPLLILLLLAAAFILLQNSLGMGVAEAFGLDPKAGLMVGSISLTGGVGTTLAWAPLFVEKLGISNAHELGIASNTVGLIAACVIGGPIANQLIRRYQLTPSRDAELEVGILEQQPGKALDYYDVLWAWMWLNLTLMAGYGLNLLLVDAGITLPKFVSCLFAGIVIHHLVLAFVGDQRLKTWSGASLGLSLISDICLGMFLTMALMGLQLWQLSGALMFILCALTLQILLTVAYTYFVVFRFMGRNYEASVIASGFGGITLGSTATAIVNMSTVTQKYGAAHQAFLIVPLVCGFFIDLVNAVIISMFSGL; encoded by the coding sequence ATGACTTCACAGCTCTTCCAGGTTCACGGCCTCGTGAGTTTTACACTCGCCATCCTCCTGCTTTTCCTCGGCAAGACCCTCGTCCAGCACAACACCTTTCTGCGTCAATACTGCATCCCGGAATCGGTGGTTGGCGGCTTCGTCTGTGCGGCGGTGACGTCCTTGCTGTACTTCGGCCTGAACATCCAGATCGAATTCGACCTGCAAGTTCGCGACACCCTGCTGCTCTATTTCTTTGCCGGCATTGGCTTGAAATCGGACATGCGCCAGCTGCTCAAAGGTGGGCGCCCGCTGCTGATCCTGCTGTTGCTCGCCGCCGCGTTCATTCTGCTGCAGAACTCCCTGGGCATGGGAGTGGCCGAGGCGTTTGGGCTTGATCCCAAGGCAGGCTTGATGGTGGGCTCCATTTCCCTCACGGGTGGAGTGGGCACCACCCTGGCCTGGGCACCGCTTTTCGTCGAAAAACTGGGCATCAGCAACGCCCACGAACTGGGCATCGCCAGCAACACCGTCGGCCTGATTGCCGCTTGCGTCATCGGCGGCCCTATCGCCAACCAGTTGATACGCCGTTATCAACTGACGCCGTCCAGGGATGCGGAGTTGGAAGTCGGCATTCTTGAGCAACAACCGGGCAAGGCGCTGGACTACTACGACGTGCTCTGGGCCTGGATGTGGCTCAACCTGACCCTGATGGCCGGTTACGGGCTCAACCTGCTGCTGGTCGATGCCGGCATCACCCTGCCCAAGTTTGTCAGTTGCCTGTTCGCGGGCATCGTCATTCACCACCTCGTTCTGGCCTTTGTGGGTGATCAACGACTGAAAACCTGGAGCGGTGCCAGCCTGGGCCTGTCGTTGATCTCCGATATCTGCCTGGGCATGTTCTTGACCATGGCCCTGATGGGGCTTCAGCTATGGCAACTCAGCGGCGCGTTGATGTTCATTCTGTGCGCATTGACCCTGCAAATCCTGCTGACGGTCGCCTATACGTATTTTGTGGTCTTCCGCTTTATGGGGCGCAATTACGAAGCCAGCGTGATCGCTTCCGGATTCGGCGGGATTACCCTCGGTTCCACGGCGACGGCCATCGTCAACATGTCCACCGTGACGCAAAAGTACGGTGCGGCGCACCAGGCCTTCCTGATCGTGCCGTTGGTATGCGGCTTTTTCATTGACCTGGTCAATGCCGTGATCATCAGCATGTTCAGTGGTCTGTAG